A single genomic interval of Rosistilla ulvae harbors:
- a CDS encoding DUF2461 domain-containing protein yields the protein MSSRSIYTDDCLLFLEELRHNNDRAWFAENKERYEASVREPSLRLIEAIGPRLEKLSPFFPAVPKRVGGSLMRIHRDTRFAKDKTPYKTNVGIHFRHEVGKDVHAPGFYVHIEPERCFVGAGCWRPASPALLAIRRKIDDEPTRWKRARDAKAFRENYQLEGESLKTAPRDFAKDHPMIDDLRRKDFIGLSPLAESDVTSPDLVSTIIARFRAARSLMQFLCESACVPF from the coding sequence ATGAGTTCCCGATCGATCTATACCGACGACTGTTTGTTGTTCCTGGAAGAGCTGCGACACAACAACGATCGCGCGTGGTTTGCGGAGAATAAGGAGCGGTATGAAGCTTCGGTCCGCGAGCCGAGCTTGCGGTTGATCGAAGCGATCGGTCCGCGGCTGGAAAAGCTCTCGCCCTTCTTTCCGGCGGTTCCCAAACGCGTTGGCGGTTCGTTGATGCGGATCCACCGCGACACGCGGTTCGCCAAAGACAAGACGCCCTACAAGACGAACGTCGGGATCCATTTTCGCCATGAAGTGGGCAAAGATGTCCACGCCCCTGGCTTCTACGTTCACATCGAGCCGGAGCGATGTTTTGTCGGCGCGGGATGTTGGCGTCCCGCTTCCCCGGCGCTGCTGGCGATTCGTCGCAAGATCGACGACGAACCGACGCGTTGGAAACGGGCTCGCGACGCGAAGGCTTTTCGCGAGAACTATCAGCTGGAAGGAGAGAGTCTGAAGACGGCGCCGCGCGACTTTGCCAAAGACCATCCGATGATCGACGATCTGCGCCGCAAGGACTTCATCGGTTTGAGTCCGTTGGCCGAGAGCGACGTGACGTCACCCGATCTGGTCTCGACGATCATCGCTCGGTTTCGAGCCGCGCGATCGTTGATGCAGTTTCTTTGCGAAAGCGCATGCGTGCCGTTTTAA
- a CDS encoding ECF-type sigma factor, with protein MNSEGDSNNQELDELVEGVRRGDNLALEQVFHQYFPYLVSFAHSRMRRRRLGCDGEGAAASAMRSFVSGAGAGRFAQLKTQQDLFRLLSVIALRKSIKYSNRDGRYIHSSEKVGDSSSNNFCSIFALPTGPVAEQALIVQETLEQLLQALGKDILQTIVLMQLEGHAKPFIADALKISVRTVQRHINNIRETLAKIEAADNE; from the coding sequence ATGAACAGTGAAGGCGACAGCAACAATCAAGAGCTCGACGAATTGGTCGAAGGCGTGCGTCGTGGCGACAATCTCGCCTTGGAGCAGGTTTTTCACCAGTATTTCCCTTACCTAGTCTCCTTTGCCCACAGCCGGATGCGGCGGCGGCGATTGGGATGCGATGGCGAAGGGGCCGCGGCCAGCGCCATGCGCAGCTTTGTCAGCGGTGCGGGAGCAGGCCGTTTTGCTCAACTGAAAACCCAACAAGACCTATTTCGATTGCTGAGCGTGATCGCGTTGCGGAAATCGATCAAATACAGCAATCGCGATGGACGCTACATCCACAGCTCTGAAAAGGTCGGGGATTCGTCGAGCAATAATTTCTGTTCGATCTTTGCGCTTCCCACCGGCCCGGTTGCCGAACAAGCTTTGATCGTTCAAGAGACATTGGAGCAGTTGTTGCAAGCGCTGGGGAAAGACATCTTACAAACCATCGTGCTGATGCAGCTCGAAGGGCACGCCAAACCGTTTATCGCCGACGCCCTGAAAATATCGGTGCGCACCGTTCAACGCCACATCAACAATATCCGCGAGACCCTCGCCAAGATTGAAGCGGCAGATAACGAATGA